In Nocardioides sp. JS614, the sequence GACCGCCCAGGTCGTCGCGGTCTGCGACGTCCACACCTGGTCCCTCCTGCGCCGGCAGGCCGGACTGTCCCAGCGCCAGGTCGAGCTGGCGCTCGTCGAGCTCCTGACAGGAGTGCTGCCGTGAAGGTCCTGTGCTACACCTCGCCCGCTCGCGGGCACCTCTTCCCCACCGTGCCGATCCTGCTCGAGCTGCGCGGCCGCGGCCACGACGTCGTCGTCCGGACCCTGGACGCCGAGGTGGCCCGGCTGCGCGACCTCGGCCTGAAGGCCGAGCCGATCAGCCCGGAGATCGAGGCGATCGAGCTCGACGACTACCGGGCCCGCACCAGCCAGGCCGGCCTGAAGCGCACCGTGCGCACGTTCGCCGCCCGGGCCCGGATCGAGGTGCCGGAGGTCCAACGCCTGGTCGCGGAGGAGCATCCCGACCTGCTGCTGGTCGACGGCAACACCTGGGGCGCCGCCGCGGTCGCGGAGGCCTCCGGGTTGCCGTGGGCGCTGCTCCAACACTTCCCCACCCCCCTCCCGGCAAGGGACGTGCCACCGTTCGGTCCGGGTCTGCGGCCCCTCGCCGGGCCGCTCGGCCGCCTGCGCAACCGGCTGCTGCGCCCGGTGGTCCTCGGCGTGGTCGAGCGGGCCTTCCTGCCGCCCCTCAACGAGGTCGTCCGGCCGCTGGCCGGGGCGAGCCCGATCCGCGACGCGCACGACCTCTACACCCGGGCCCCGCTGACGCTCTACCCCACGTCCCGGGCCTTCGAGCACCCGCGCACCGACTGGCCCGACTCGTTCTGCTTCGTCGGCCCGCTCGTCTGGGAGCCACCGACGGCCCCGCCCGAGTGGCTGGCCGAGCTGGGCCGGCCGGTCGCGCTCGTGACCACGTCCTCGGAGTACCAGGACGACGGCGCGCTCGTCGACGCCGCGCTCGCCGGCCTCGCTCACGAGGACCTCGACGTCGTGGCGACCCTGCCCGGCGGGTCGAGGCCCCGCCGCCTGGTACCTGCGAACGCGCACGTCGAGCAGTTCGTGCCGCACTCGCCCGTCCTGGCCCGGGCGGCGGTCGCCGTCACCCACGGCGGGATGGGCGCCACCCAGAAGGCGCTCGCCGCCGGCGTACCGGTCGTGGTCGTCCCCTGGGGCCGCGACCAGGCCGAGGTCGCCCGCCGGGCGGAGGCGACCGGCGCCGCCGTGCTCCTTCCCCGCCGGCGGTTGTCGCCGACCAGCCTGCGCGACGCCGTACGCCGAGCGCGGCGACTCCGGCCCGCCGCGGTGGCCCTGGCGGCCGCGATGGCGCAGGACGGCGGCGCCCCGCTCGCCGTGGACCGGTTGGAGTCGCTCGCCGGCCGTGGCTAGGGTCCCGGTCGCGGGCCTGGCGTCGGTCAGTCGGCCTTGACGGCCAGCACCGGGCAGTGCGCGTCGAGCAGCACCCGCTGGGCGTTGCTGCCGAGGATCAGCTTGCCGACCGGCGAGCGGCGCCGCAGACCGATGACGATCAGCTCGGCGTCGTTGGCCTCGGCGATGCTGATCAGGTCCTCGGCGGGCTCGAAGCCGCGCACCAGCTGGCGGATGTCGTAGGGGACGCCGGACTCGTCGAGGACCTTGCGGACCGAGTCCAGGTCACGCTCGGCCTGGAGCGCGGCACTGCCGTCGAACTCCTGGCCGCCGCGGTGGGAGTTGACGACGACGAGCTTGGCGTCTCGCAGCTTGGCCTCCGCGACCGCCTTGTGCAGCGCGGCCTCTCCCTCCGGCTTGGGCACGAACCCTACGACGACGGTCCCCATCGACACTCCCTGTCCCAGGTGCTGATGTGGGCCGGTTGCCCACTGCTCGCACCGTAACCGATCGGCGGCACCGCCCGCAGCCTGTGGAGGAAGGACACGCCCCCGATCCGCGCGGGGGAGGCTGGTCGACGGAGGTGGTGCGCGTGGCGGGGATCCGCGAACCTGTCGATCGGACGACGGCGGTGCTGCTGCGTCGTGCGGTGCTCGACCACGTGCGCGTCGAGCACCGGCGCTGCTTCCCCGCGCTGCTGCACGCGGGACGGCCCGGAGCCGTCGAGGAGGTCTTCGCGATCGACCCCGATGCGCCCCTGGACCAGGCGCTGCGCGCGGACGTGGTGGCGGCGCTGCTCCATCGCGGCCGCAGCCGCGGCGCCGTCCCCCTGCTGTGGCTGACCCGGCCCGGCGAGCTCGGCCTCGAGGACGTCGACGCCGACTGGGCCTCGGCCGCGCACGCAGCGGGCAGAGAGGCCGGCATCGACCTGACCCTGGTCGTGGTGACCCGCCGCGGCTGGGTCGACCCGCGCAGCGGCGTGCGCCGGGAGTGGAAGCGCCTGCGCCAGCGGTGAGCCGGCGGGGTGGGCCGGCCTACACCCAGGTGTGCGCCGGGTCGTTGCTGTGCATGCCCCGGGTGTACTCCAGGAGCGTGCTGCGCAAGGCGTCGTACCGGTCGGCTTCACCCGCCTGGTGCATCCGCTGCGCGAACCACTCGGCCCCATTCGTGCCGACCAGGCAGCGCTGCTCGATGATCCCGAGCAGGCGGTCGATCTCGTCCGCGGACGCACCCCAGCTCTCGAGGCCCTGCTGGGCCAGCGGCAGCAGCCGGCGCAGCACCAGCTCGGTCGCCCGCACCTGGCCCACGCCGGGCCAGTAGACCTGGGCCTCGATCCCCTGCCGGGCCGCGACGTGGAAGTTCTCCTCGGCCGCACTGAACGACATCTGCGACCACAACGGCCGCTCGCTCTCGGCGAGTGCGCGGACCAGCCCGAAGTAGAACGCGGCGTTCGCGATCGTGTCGGCCACCGTCGGGCCGGCCGCGAGCAGGCGGTTCTCGACCCGCAGGTGGGGCACACCGCCGGCGATGTCGTAGACCGGCCGGTTCCAGCGGTAGATCGTCCCGTTGTGGAGCCGCAGCTCGGGCAGCGTGGGGGTGCCGCCGTCCTCGAGCACGGCCAGCGGGTCCTCGTCGTCGGTGATCGGCAGCAGCGCCGGGAAGTAGCGCACGTTCTCCTCGAACAGGTCGAAGACCGAGGTGATCCACCGCTCGCCGAACCAGACCCGCGGGCGGACGCCCTGTGCCTTGAGCTCCTCGCTGCGGGTGTCGGTGGCCTGCTCGAACAGCGGGATCCGGGTCTCGCGCCACAGCTCCTTGCCGAGGAGGTACGGCGAGTTGGCAGCGACCGCCACCTGCACGGCCGCGATCGCCTGGGAGGCGTTCCAGTACGCCGCGAACTGGTCCGGCGAGGTCTGCACGTGGAACTGGGTGCTGGTGCAGGCCGCCTCGGGCACGATCGAGTCGGCGGTCGTGCGCAGTCGCTCGGGGCCGTCGATCGCGATCGTGATGTCCTCCCCGCGCGCGTGCAGGATCTGCTCGCTGAGCAGCTTGTAGCGCGGGTTGGCGCTCAGGCTGGCCAGGTTCATGTGGCCCTCGGCCAGGGTCGGCAGGATCCCGATCATCACGATGTGGGTTCCGACGGCGGCCGACTTGCTCTCCGCGTCGTTGAGGCTGCGGCGCAGGCTGTCCTCGAAGGTCTTCAGGCCGCCCTCGCGCAGTCGTGCGGGCGGCACGTTGATCTCGATGTTGAACTGGCCGAGCTCGGTCTGGAAGTCGGGGTCGGCGATGGCTGCGAGCACCTCGGCGTTCTTCAGCGCCGGGTCGCCCTCCTCGTCGACGAGGTTGAGCTCGACCTCGAGTCCCGTCATCGGGTCGTCGGTGTCGAACCGCGCCTCACGCAGCATCCGCGCGAACACATCGAGGTTGCGCCGCACCTTCTCGCGGTGCCGCGTGCGATCGGCCCGGGAGAACTCCTGAGCCTCGACCTCCTCGCCCATGATCCGACCCTAGAGCCTTCCGGCGTGGCTGTCGTGGTCCTGCCAGGACGCCTCCGTGCGAGCGATCACGTCGTCGACGACGCCGCGCACGGAGCCGGTGCGCTCGAAGGCGGCGCGCTGGCGGGTGGCGCCGTTGTCGTTGACCGCCCGCTCGAGCTGGACGTCGACCAGCTCGAGGTCGCCGGCGGCGGCCAGGGCCGGCTCGACCGCCTCGACCAGCGCCGCCACGACCGACCGAGCCGGCCGCAGCCCACGCGCGAGGGGGTGCACCAACGAGTCGGCCATCCCGAACCGGGACGCCCTCCAGTGCGCGGCGCGCAACGCCTCGGCCCGCCAGTGCGCTGCCGGGCGCCCGTCGGCCCATTCCTCGGCCGCGGTCTCGACCAGCGCTCGGACCAGTGCCCCGATGGTCACCGCAACGGCCGGATCGGTGCCCACGTCGCACACCCGCACCTCGACGGTGGGCTGCCCGGTCGAGAGCCGGGCGTCGAAGTAGAGCATCCCGGGGTCGCGGGCGGCCCCGACGTCCAGGAGCATCCGGCACACCTCGCGGTAGCCCGCGACCGAGCCGAACTGCTCGGTGGGCCCGGCACTGGGCCAGCGCGCCCACACCTGGGCCCGCCACGAGGCATAGCCCGAGTCCCGGCCTTCGACGTACGGCGAGTTGGCGGCGAGCGCCACCAGCACCGGCAGCCACGGCGCGATCCGGTCGACCACCGCGACGCCCTCCTCGTCGGAGCCGATGTCGACGTGCACGTGCATGCCGCAGGTGCCGCCGGTCCTCGCGATCTCACCGTAGGTGTCCACCATGTCGCGGTAGCGGTCGTTGGGGCTCACCACCGAACGGTCGCCACCGAGCGGGACGATCCCGCACGCCCCGGCCGCGTACCCGGCAGCCCGTGCCGCCTCACCGGCGGTCCGGCGGGCAGCGACCAGCTGGTCGAGCGCGTCGGCGGCCCGGCGGACCGGGTCCGTGCGGGTCTCGAGCTGGTGGCGGAACAGCTCCTGGTCCAGCTCGTCGGTGGCCGCCCGGGCCCGCTGCCGGCCGGGCCCGTGCTCGCGGAACTCCTTGAGGACCGACGGCGCAGCAGGAACCACCTCCCCGCTCTCGGGGTCGAAGAGCAGCAGCTCTTCCTCGATGCCGAGCTTGCGGACCATGGCCGACGAGTACCCCGCTGCGTTCCCGGTCACTCACCCCTCTCTCCCAGGTCACGGACGCGCTCCGTCGGGCGCGCGAGGAGCCGCGACCACCCACCCTCCGTCCCCGTAGCTGCCAGGGACCGCAAACCCGAGTCCACCGCAAGCCGGAGATCAACCACCGGCGGAGCTCAACCGCACGCCCGCTCCTGCCAGGCCTCCGGTGGCACAGCGCGCTCCAGCGCCTGGGCCACCAACGCGGCGAGCGAGTAGTCCTCGTCGGCCTCGGCGCTGCGGTCCAGCGCGCACCAGGCGAGGGCGCCGTGGCCGGCCTGCCAGGCCGCGAACGCCAGCAGGGCGGCCGGGGCGGCCAGCAGCGGCACGGGGGTCCGACGCACGACGTCGGTCCAGAACCGGACGTGCTCGTGCGCGCTCACCCGCTCGAGCGGGCTCCAGGCGGCGTCGCGCACCTCGATGTCGAGGAGCCCGCGCAGCAGCCGGGCGACCTCCGCGTCCTCCGGCGCGGAGCCCGCGCCGGTGTGGCGGACCACCAGGTCCCGCGCCCAGACGCTCTCCTCGGCCCTCGGCTGCGGCGCCCCGGCGAGCTCGGCGAGCGCGGCGACCACCCGGCTCGTGCGCTCCACGTCTGCGTCGAGGGTGTGGCGCAGCTCCTCCCGCGACCCGTGCAGGACCCGGCCGTCGAGCACCGCCTGGGCCAGGAACGGATGGGCGGAGAGGTCGTAGGGGACGCCCCAGACGGGCACCCCTGGGTTGCTGCCGTGGGCGGGGTACCACCGGCTGCCGTCGGCGCGCAGCGACCAGATCACCTGCACGCCGACGTCCGTGAAGGAGCGGCACAGCGCTCGACTGACGGCGGCCGCGAGCCGCTCGTCGTCGGAGTAGATGACGAACACGGCCTGGCCGACCCCGTGCGCGCGAGCGGGCTCGAGCAGGGTCTCGACGGCGTCGGGGATCTCGGCCCGAGTGGGGGGCAGGTCGATGCGGGCGTGGAACGGGCGGCGGGAGCCGAACGTGAGCATGGCGACCGAGTCGCTCGGCCATGTTGACCGGACTACCAGCGGGGGCCGGCTGATAGATGTATGCGCCCATGATGGTCGTCGTACGGGAGTCCTGGCTTGTCGCGTGATCTCGAACAACTGCAGATTGAGCGCTTGGGTTGCGTTCGCTCCGGTGGCTCCGGTGTTGCCTGGCTGGTCTACGACGACGCGGGCGATGCGGTTCGCCCGATCGCGGAGTTCCTCCGGGACTTCGCAGCGCGGGGCAATAGTCGGGGCAGCGTGCGGTCCTATGCCTATGGGCTGCTTCGGTGGTGGCGCTGGCTCGCGGCGGTCGGCGTGGAGTGGGACCGAGCCACCCAAGCAGAAGTACGTGACCTGACATTGTGGCTGCAGTTGCATCCTAAGCCGCGCCGGTCACAGCGGACCGTCTCAGCAGCGACAGCCGGGACGGTGAACCAGGTGACCGGCAAGCGCTACCTGGACGACCACTACGCGGCACGTACGATCCGGCACAGCAACGCGGTGGTCTCCTCGTTCTACGAGTTCTGGGGCGAGCAGGGGTTGGGTCCGGTGGTGAACCCGGTGGCGCGCGACCATCGCGGCCAGGGACGTTCGAACGCGCATCACAACCCGATGGAGCGGTTCCGTCCCGAGGGTCGGGTCCGGCACAACCCGAAGGTCCCGCGGCGTCAGCCGCGGGCGCTGCCGGACCAAGCCTGGGCAAATCTGTTCGACGCGATGGGCTCGAACCGGGACCGTGCGCTGCTGGCGTTGGCAATCAGCAACGGCGCCCGCGCGGCGGAGGTCCTCGGCCTGCGCGGCTGCGACGTGGACTGGGGCAACCAGCAGGTCCGGGTGATCCGCAAGGGCAGCCGTGCCGAGCAGTGGCTGCCGGGCAGCAACGACGCGTTCGTGTGGCTGCGGCTCTATCTGGCCGAGATCGGTGGCGTCGGCCCGGCTGACCCGCTGTGGGTGACGCTGCGCAGACGACGTGACGCCGACGGCAAGTTGGCCCGGATCCCGTTGAGCTACGAGGCGCTTCGGGCGGTGCTGCGCCGCGCAAACGCGAAGCTGGGCACCAACTGGAGCATGCACGACCTGCGCCACACCTGCGCGTTGCGGATGGCCGCCGACGAGCACGTCTCGCTGCGCGACGTCCAGACGATCCTGGGCCATGCCCACCTGGAAACGACCGCGGAGATCTATCTCGTCGAGGACGAGCGCCACACCGTGGAGCGGGTCGCCGAACACCTGGCCCGTCTGGCCAAGCCGAAGCCAGCCCCGGAGCCTGTCGACCGCGGCTACCGGGCCGCCGACCTGGCGGTGCTGTTCGGTGACGGGGTACTGCCTTGAGGAGCGTGTTGACCAGCGAGCAGCTGAAGGTCGCCGGGCCGTACTACCGCGAGCATCCCGAGCTGGTGGACCAGGTCTTCGCCGGGCCACACGACACCGCGGTGAAGGACGAGGTCTTGCGGCTGGTGGCCAAACTCCCGGACTGGCCGGTGACCGAGTACGCGAGCAATCGGCTGCTGGAAGGGGCAGATTGGGTGCTCGACTGGCTGCTCATCTTCCCCGGGGCCGGTTGGCGCGACCGATGGGTTGCGGCCGGTGCCGACACGAACCCGCTGGGCTGGCTGCCCGAGCGCCACGGCGAGGACCACCGCGACCCGAAGACGGTGCGCCAGATCGCAGTCGCAGGGATGCGCACCCTGATCGTGTCGCGGGTGGTCCTGCCCGGCCACGAGTTCTTCGCGACCTGGAAGACCAAGGGCTATCAACAGGTCCTGGTGCAGCAAGATCCCGCCCTAATCGCCCGGATCGAGGCGTTCGCCGAGCAGCATCAGATCAGCCGTCGCCAACAGCGCGACGTCTGGACGGTACTGGCCAGGATCATGCTCCACACCGGCAAAGACCTCCAGGACGTCAGCGCCGAGGACCTCTTCGAGCTGCGGGCCCACTACCGGGAGAAGCACGGAGTCCCCGCCGCCGGACTGGGACAGACCTGGACCCTGCTGGCCGGGGTCGGCATCTTGCCCAAGGACTCCTCCCTGCGTGCCGCGCTGCGCGTGGGGCAACGCACCCCCGCCGAGCTGGTCGACCGCTACGGGCTCGCTCCCGGGCCCGTGCGTGACCTGCTGGTGCGCTACCTGGCCGAACGGAAGACCAACGTCGACTACACCACCTTGAAGTCGCTCGCGCGGATGCTGGCCGGCAACTTCTGGGCCGACCTGGAGCGCCACCACCCCGAACTCGCCGGGAGCGACACCCTGGCCCTGCCCAAGACGACGGTGACCGCCTGGAAGGAGCGCCTGGCCGTCATCGTCGCCCCCGACGGGTCGAGGAGGCCGCGAGCCGACTTCCTCGACGTGCTGCTCACCGTGCGCTGCCTCTACCTGGACCTACGTGACTGGGCGCTCGATGACGCCACGCTCGCACCATGGGTGGTGGCCTCACCAGTCACCCGCGCCGACGTGGCCGGCAACAAGAAACGGAAGCTGGCCCATCAAGCCCGCATCCACCAGCGCATCCGCGAACGAGTGCCGCTGGTCCCGCGGATGCTCGCCAGGCTGGAACAGGACCGCCGCGACGCCGAGGCGATGCTGGCCCTGGCCAAGCAGACACCTGCCGATGCCTCATTCAACTTCAACGGTCGCACCTATCAGCGGATCAGCACCCGGATCCGTGGCGGCCGCGGCCTACCTCCCGACCTGGCCTACGACGTGGTCTGCGTTGAGACCGGCGAACGCTTCAGCGTCGGCCGGACCGAGGAGGACGCATTCTGGCTGTGGGCGGTCGTGGAGACGCTGCGACACAGCGGTGTGCGCCTGGAGGAACTCCTCGAGCTCACCCACCTTGCGCTGGTGTCTCACCGGCTGTCCACCACCGGCGAGCTCGTCCCGCTGCTGCAGATCGTCCCGTCGAAGACGAACGAGGAACGACTGCTCCTGGTCACCCCCGACCTTGCCCGCGTCCTGGCCGAGATCATCAGCAGACTGCGCAACCGCTACAACGGAGCCGTACCGCTGGTCGCGCGCTACGACAACTACGAAGCCACCACCGGGCCACCACTGCCGCACCTGTTCCAGCGTGACTACGGCTCCGGTCCGACGGCGATGAGCCCAACCATGGTCCGAGTCACCCTGCGGGAGGTGGCCGACCGGATGGGCCTGACCGACACCGCAGGCAACCCCATGCACCTGACCCCGCACGACTTCCGACGGGTCTTCACCACCACTGCCGTCCAAGACGGACTGCCGCTGCACATCGCCTCGCGGATCCTCGGGCACCGCCACCTCAACAGCACCCAGCCCTACACCGCCGTCTTCCAAGACGACCTAATCCGCACCTTCCGAACCTTCGTCGATCGCCGCCGATCAGCGCGACCGGCCGAGGAATACCGCGAGCCCACCCCCGAAGAGTGGGACGAGTTCGAGGAACACTTCGCCCTGCGCCGTGTCGAGCTCGGCTCCTGTGCCCGGCCCTACGGGTCGAGCTGCGAACACGAGCACGCCTGCATCCGCTGCCCCGTCCTGCGTGTCGACCCCGCCCAGCTCGACAGACTCGAAGCCATCGCAGCCAGCCTCCTACAACGCATCACAGAAGCCGAGGAACGCGGTTGGCCCGGTGAGGTCGAACAACTCACGATCAGCCTGCGCGCCGCCCAAGACAAGATCTTGGCCACCGCACCACCTCGCAAGGGCAGCGTGTTCCTGGGAGATCCAGCCATACCCCCGACGAACGCGCCGCAAGCCTGACCCCCGGGCCCGAGCCTGGCCGTAGAAGAAGCAGTTAGCCCCACCAAAGCCAGACGCCGGCGCCGGCGACGACCAGCACGACCGAAAGACCCACGAGCAGGTCGATCGCAAACTGGAACCGGCGCCAGGCGCGCCCTTCCCTGACGATCTGCTCAAGCATGCCCGGCCGCCATGGAGGTGGCTGACCGATCTCTTCCTCAAGCAGGGCGTGCAACCGATCCGGATCGATCGACTCCTGGTACGGGAGTTCCTCTGTCATCAGATCCCCTTTCGAGTGGTCCCGCCGTCGGCCCGCCTCGCGGAAAGCTCCTACAACCTAAGACGTAGCCAGTGGCGGATCCGTTGGCATCGATGCCGAACTTTCCGTGGCTTTTCGGCGAAGGCTCGGCGGACGGCATTGGCAAGCCACGGGCCAAATGTGATGCTGATCACAGCCGCGATCATCGGGAACGCGGCCACATCACCCGCTCGGGAGGGACCAACCATGAAAGCAGTTCGCGCAGCAGTCGTGCTCGGAGTGAGCATGTTCCTCGCCCTCAGTGCCAACCCGGCATGGGCCAACGACTTCCAGGCCACGACCACCGGCGCCCGAGCCAATTGGACCGATGTCCCAGACCGGCTCACCGCTACCGACACTGCCGCGGACGGAGACGCGGCCGTTGCCCAGCTGCGTCGACCCAACGGCACGATCGAGACCGTGATCGCATCCGGGGGATCCGGAACCAGCAACTCGCAGACCTTTTCCGGCATCACTGAAGACGCTGCGATCGAGATCCGGGCATGCCGTCGTAGCGGCGGCGTGATCGTCGGCTGCGGCTCCTGGGTCGGAGGGTTCTCCTGACAGGCCACAGCTTGACGTGAATCGGCACACCCCCTGGCTTGGCGCCTCGACAACGGATCGAGGCGCCAAGTGTTCTCTTCCATACGGTGTCACGGCACGGTCAGTACCATCTGGCGACGACGATGTAGATCGCCTCTGTGACGCGTCGGCGACCAGCGTGCTTGATGCGGCTGGTGCTCCGCGCGCCGCGACTCATGGCGACGTGACCGGAACGCAGGACGACGCCGACCTGACTCCGAGGGCGCGAAGCGCTCGCTCGCAGCGTGCTCCAGAGTCGCTAGTCCAGAAAAGCAGGAAGCCGAGCACCACGGGCACCAGGGCGAGCACGTCCTCGGGCGTGCGGGCGGTCATGGCGGTGGAAGAAGTCATGGGTCGAACCTCCCCGCGATCCCCGACGGTCGGGGCCGGTCCGGACCGGGCCTGTGGGGAACCCGGTCGCGCCGCTCGCTGTGGAGGGTGAGCGGGTCGGTCGGCGGGAGGAGGTACGTTGCGCCCGTGCGTGCGGATGCGTCGGTGCTCCACCTCGACCTCGACGCGTTCTTCGCAGCGGTCGAGCAGCGCGACAAGCCGTCGCTGCGCGGCAAGCCGGTGGTCGTCGGCGGCATCGGCGGCCGAGGCGTCGTTGCGACCGCGTCGTACGAGGCGCGCAGGTACGGCGTGCACTCCGCGATGTCCACCCGGGAGGCCCGGTCGCGGTGCCCGCACGCCGCGTTCCTCAGCGGCCGCTTCCACGCCTACCGCGACACCAGCGCGCAGGTGATGCGGGTGCTGCGGGCCGTCTCGCCCCTGGTCGAGCCGCTGTCGCTGGACGAGGCGTTCGTCGACCTGGAGCAGGCCGGCCTCCCGGACCTGGCCGTGCCCACCGTCACCGCGTTCGCCGAGGACCTGCGCGCCCGGGTCCGCGAGGTGACCGGTGGGCTGACCGCGTCGGTCGGCATCGGCACCTCGAAGTTCGTCGCGAAGGTCGCCAGCGACCTGGACAAGCCCGACGGCCTCGTCGTCGTCGCGCCCGGCACCGAGCTGGAGCTGTTGCGGCCGATGCGGGTCACCGTGATCCCCGGCGTCGGCCCGGCGACCGCGGAGCGGCTGCGGCGGGTGGGCATCCACACCGTCGCCGACCTCGAGACGGTGAGCGAGGACGAGCTGGTCCGGCTGCTCGGCAAGGCCAGCGGGCACTGGCTCTTCCACCTGGCCCGCGCCGTGGACGACCGGCCGGTCGTGGCCGAGCGGGAGGCCAAGTCGGTGAGCGTCGAGGGCACCTACGACACCGACCTGACCGACCGGCGCCTGATGGAGGGGCTGCTGACCCGCCAAGCGGGCGAGGTGGCCGGCCGGCTGCGCAAGCACGGCCTGTCCGGGCGCACCGTGACCATCAAGGTGCGCCTCCACGACTTCACCACCCTGAGCCGGTCCACCACCCTCGCCTCCCCCACCGACGGCGCCGGCACCATCGCCCGGCTCGCGCGGGGGCTGCTGGCCGACCTCGACACCTCCGGCGGCGTGCGCCTGCTGGGCGTCGGCGTCTCGGGGCTCGCCGACTGGATCCAGGAGGACCTGTTCGGCGAGACCGGCGAGGAGGAGGTCGACCTGCCGGAGCTCGAGGTCCCCCACCACTCCCGTCGCACCTGGGCCCCCGGCATGGACGTCGTGCACACCGAGATGGGCCGCGGCTGGGTGTGGGGATCGGGCCGGGGCGTGGTCACGGTGCGGTTCGAGACCGCCGAGACCCCGCCGGGCCCGGTGCGCAGCTACCCCTCCGACGACCCCGAGCTCACCGCCTGGGAACCGCCGCGCCCGGAGCAGGAGCCGGAGGAGGAGCCGGGCTGAACCGCACCGGCTCCCCCGGCCGCAGCTGCGCGCAGCGCCACAGGTCGTCGGGGTGCACGACGGCCAGCACCGGGTAGCCGCCGGTCGGCGGGTGGTCGGCCAGGAACACCACCGGCCGGCCGCTCGGCGGCACCTGCACCGCGCCGAGCACCATGCCCTCGCTGGGCAGCTCGCCGGTGCGCACCCGGGCCGGCGCGGGCCCGGCCAGCCGCAGCCCCACCCGGTTCGAGTCCGCCTCGACGACGTACGCCGAGCCGCACAGCACGTCCAGCGCGTCGCTCGCGAACCAGTCGGCCCGGGGCCCGCGGGCCACCCGCAGCGGCGCGGGCCGGTGCGCGGGCGGGGTGTCCAGGGGGCGCGGCACGGTGTGCGGCGGACCCAGCGGGAGGGTCGCGCCCGGCAGCACGGGTGGTGGCCCGACCCACGCGAGGGTGTCGGTGGAGCGCGACCCGAGGACCGGCTCGACCGCGATCCCGCCGGCGACCGCCAGGTAGGTCCGCACACCGGTCCGCGGC encodes:
- a CDS encoding carboxylate-amine ligase, whose protein sequence is MTGNAAGYSSAMVRKLGIEEELLLFDPESGEVVPAAPSVLKEFREHGPGRQRARAATDELDQELFRHQLETRTDPVRRAADALDQLVAARRTAGEAARAAGYAAGACGIVPLGGDRSVVSPNDRYRDMVDTYGEIARTGGTCGMHVHVDIGSDEEGVAVVDRIAPWLPVLVALAANSPYVEGRDSGYASWRAQVWARWPSAGPTEQFGSVAGYREVCRMLLDVGAARDPGMLYFDARLSTGQPTVEVRVCDVGTDPAVAVTIGALVRALVETAAEEWADGRPAAHWRAEALRAAHWRASRFGMADSLVHPLARGLRPARSVVAALVEAVEPALAAAGDLELVDVQLERAVNDNGATRQRAAFERTGSVRGVVDDVIARTEASWQDHDSHAGRL
- a CDS encoding DUF4192 domain-containing protein, producing MFEITRQARTPVRRPSWAHTSISRPPLVVRSTWPSDSVAMLTFGSRRPFHARIDLPPTRAEIPDAVETLLEPARAHGVGQAVFVIYSDDERLAAAVSRALCRSFTDVGVQVIWSLRADGSRWYPAHGSNPGVPVWGVPYDLSAHPFLAQAVLDGRVLHGSREELRHTLDADVERTSRVVAALAELAGAPQPRAEESVWARDLVVRHTGAGSAPEDAEVARLLRGLLDIEVRDAAWSPLERVSAHEHVRFWTDVVRRTPVPLLAAPAALLAFAAWQAGHGALAWCALDRSAEADEDYSLAALVAQALERAVPPEAWQERACG
- a CDS encoding glutamate-cysteine ligase family protein; protein product: MGEEVEAQEFSRADRTRHREKVRRNLDVFARMLREARFDTDDPMTGLEVELNLVDEEGDPALKNAEVLAAIADPDFQTELGQFNIEINVPPARLREGGLKTFEDSLRRSLNDAESKSAAVGTHIVMIGILPTLAEGHMNLASLSANPRYKLLSEQILHARGEDITIAIDGPERLRTTADSIVPEAACTSTQFHVQTSPDQFAAYWNASQAIAAVQVAVAANSPYLLGKELWRETRIPLFEQATDTRSEELKAQGVRPRVWFGERWITSVFDLFEENVRYFPALLPITDDEDPLAVLEDGGTPTLPELRLHNGTIYRWNRPVYDIAGGVPHLRVENRLLAAGPTVADTIANAAFYFGLVRALAESERPLWSQMSFSAAEENFHVAARQGIEAQVYWPGVGQVRATELVLRRLLPLAQQGLESWGASADEIDRLLGIIEQRCLVGTNGAEWFAQRMHQAGEADRYDALRSTLLEYTRGMHSNDPAHTWV
- a CDS encoding tyrosine-type recombinase/integrase, with the translated sequence MSRDLEQLQIERLGCVRSGGSGVAWLVYDDAGDAVRPIAEFLRDFAARGNSRGSVRSYAYGLLRWWRWLAAVGVEWDRATQAEVRDLTLWLQLHPKPRRSQRTVSAATAGTVNQVTGKRYLDDHYAARTIRHSNAVVSSFYEFWGEQGLGPVVNPVARDHRGQGRSNAHHNPMERFRPEGRVRHNPKVPRRQPRALPDQAWANLFDAMGSNRDRALLALAISNGARAAEVLGLRGCDVDWGNQQVRVIRKGSRAEQWLPGSNDAFVWLRLYLAEIGGVGPADPLWVTLRRRRDADGKLARIPLSYEALRAVLRRANAKLGTNWSMHDLRHTCALRMAADEHVSLRDVQTILGHAHLETTAEIYLVEDERHTVERVAEHLARLAKPKPAPEPVDRGYRAADLAVLFGDGVLP
- a CDS encoding universal stress protein; its protein translation is MGTVVVGFVPKPEGEAALHKAVAEAKLRDAKLVVVNSHRGGQEFDGSAALQAERDLDSVRKVLDESGVPYDIRQLVRGFEPAEDLISIAEANDAELIVIGLRRRSPVGKLILGSNAQRVLLDAHCPVLAVKAD
- a CDS encoding glycosyltransferase — its product is MKVLCYTSPARGHLFPTVPILLELRGRGHDVVVRTLDAEVARLRDLGLKAEPISPEIEAIELDDYRARTSQAGLKRTVRTFAARARIEVPEVQRLVAEEHPDLLLVDGNTWGAAAVAEASGLPWALLQHFPTPLPARDVPPFGPGLRPLAGPLGRLRNRLLRPVVLGVVERAFLPPLNEVVRPLAGASPIRDAHDLYTRAPLTLYPTSRAFEHPRTDWPDSFCFVGPLVWEPPTAPPEWLAELGRPVALVTTSSEYQDDGALVDAALAGLAHEDLDVVATLPGGSRPRRLVPANAHVEQFVPHSPVLARAAVAVTHGGMGATQKALAAGVPVVVVPWGRDQAEVARRAEATGAAVLLPRRRLSPTSLRDAVRRARRLRPAAVALAAAMAQDGGAPLAVDRLESLAGRG